The Prevotella melaninogenica genome window below encodes:
- a CDS encoding peptidase U32 family protein, which produces MNKNTNDFEIMAPVGSRESLAAAINAGANSVYFGIGKLNMRSHSANHFTIDDLKEIAETCNAKGIQTYLTVNTVIYGEDIETMHEIIDAAKAANITAVIASDVAVMMYCRQVGVEVHLSTQLNISNIDALKFYAQFADVAVLARELNMDQVKEIHEQIIKQNICGPKGQPIRIEMFCHGAFCMAISGKCYMSLHDSNRSANRGACTQICRRSYTVTDNETGNQLEIDNKYIMSPKDLKSVRFIDKMMDAGVRVFKIEGRARGPEYVHTVVSCYKEAIESVLDGTFTEEKKDQWDERLSTVFNRGFWDGYYQGQKMGEWTKDYGNKATEKKVLIGKVIKYFSRLGVAEVAVEANTFVKGEKLLITGNSTGAMFLNAEEIRYDLNPVDKAEQGWRVSIPVPDKVRPNDKLFKLVTK; this is translated from the coding sequence ATGAACAAGAATACAAATGATTTTGAGATAATGGCACCTGTAGGCTCACGAGAGTCACTCGCAGCTGCCATCAATGCCGGAGCTAACTCTGTTTACTTCGGTATCGGAAAGCTGAATATGCGTTCACATTCAGCTAACCACTTCACCATCGACGACCTTAAAGAGATTGCCGAGACTTGTAACGCAAAGGGAATACAGACTTATCTGACTGTAAACACTGTCATCTATGGCGAGGATATTGAGACAATGCACGAGATTATCGATGCTGCTAAGGCTGCAAATATCACCGCTGTCATCGCCAGTGACGTTGCTGTAATGATGTATTGCCGTCAAGTGGGGGTTGAGGTTCACCTCTCAACACAGCTGAATATCTCTAATATTGACGCCCTGAAGTTCTACGCTCAGTTTGCTGATGTTGCCGTATTGGCACGCGAGCTGAATATGGATCAGGTGAAGGAGATACACGAACAGATTATCAAACAGAATATCTGTGGTCCAAAGGGGCAGCCTATTCGTATCGAGATGTTCTGCCATGGTGCGTTCTGTATGGCGATTTCTGGCAAGTGTTATATGAGTCTTCACGATTCTAACCGCTCTGCTAATCGTGGTGCTTGCACCCAGATATGCCGCCGTAGCTATACGGTTACAGACAATGAGACGGGCAATCAGTTAGAGATTGACAACAAATACATTATGAGTCCTAAGGACTTAAAGAGTGTTCGCTTCATTGATAAGATGATGGATGCGGGTGTACGTGTGTTCAAGATTGAGGGGCGTGCACGTGGACCAGAGTATGTTCACACCGTTGTTAGCTGCTACAAGGAGGCTATCGAGAGCGTACTCGATGGTACCTTCACCGAAGAAAAGAAGGACCAGTGGGACGAGAGACTCTCAACAGTCTTCAACCGTGGCTTCTGGGATGGCTACTATCAAGGTCAGAAGATGGGCGAATGGACAAAAGATTATGGCAATAAGGCTACCGAAAAGAAGGTACTCATCGGTAAGGTGATAAAGTATTTCTCTCGTCTTGGTGTGGCTGAGGTGGCTGTTGAGGCTAACACCTTCGTAAAGGGAGAGAAGCTTCTTATCACTGGTAACAGCACTGGCGCTATGTTCCTCAATGCTGAAGAGATTCGTTACGACCTCAACCCTGTTGATAAAGCAGAACAAGGTTGGCGCGTTTCTATCCCTGTTCCTGATAAGGTGCGCCCAAATGATAAACTGTTTAAGCTGGTAACAAAGTAA
- a CDS encoding SufE family protein encodes MTINEAQDAVISEFEDFTDWMDKYQMLIDLGNELEPLEEQYKNEQNLIDGCQSRVWLQCDNVDGKLIFTADSDALITKGIIALLIRVLSNHTPQEIIDADLYFIDKIGLRQHLSPTRSNGLLSMVTKIKAYAVGFSLQ; translated from the coding sequence ATGACAATAAACGAAGCACAAGATGCGGTAATTAGTGAGTTCGAGGACTTCACTGATTGGATGGATAAATACCAAATGCTCATTGACTTGGGTAACGAGTTGGAGCCATTAGAGGAGCAGTATAAGAACGAGCAGAACCTTATTGATGGTTGTCAGAGCCGTGTATGGCTGCAGTGTGACAACGTAGATGGTAAACTTATCTTCACTGCTGACTCTGATGCACTCATCACAAAGGGTATCATTGCCCTTCTGATACGTGTATTGAGTAATCATACTCCACAAGAGATTATCGATGCTGACCTGTATTTCATTGACAAGATAGGTCTCCGCCAGCATCTCTCACCTACACGTAGCAACGGCTTACTGTCTATGGTGACAAAGATTAAGGCGTACGCTGTAGGGTTTAGTTTGCAGTAA
- a CDS encoding RNA methyltransferase, with product MRKLRTIEMNRLSLEEFKEADKLPLIVVLDDVRSLHNVGSVFRSADAFRVEAVYLCGITATPPNAEIHKTALGGEDSVDWRYFERTEDAIEELHHQGVFVYSVEQVEGSTKLQELNTENPTNHQHPTPNTQHPVIHYAIVLGNEVKGVKQSVVDMSDGCLEIPQFGTKHSLNVSVTTGIVIWEFARQLLIK from the coding sequence ATGAGAAAACTACGCACAATCGAAATGAATAGGCTTTCCCTTGAAGAATTCAAGGAAGCTGATAAACTGCCACTCATCGTTGTGTTAGACGATGTGCGGTCGTTACATAATGTGGGAAGTGTCTTCCGTTCGGCTGATGCTTTCCGCGTGGAAGCTGTCTATCTATGCGGTATTACCGCCACACCTCCTAACGCAGAGATTCATAAGACCGCACTCGGTGGTGAGGACTCAGTTGACTGGCGTTACTTTGAACGTACAGAAGATGCTATCGAAGAACTCCATCATCAAGGTGTATTCGTGTATAGCGTAGAACAAGTGGAAGGCTCAACAAAGCTGCAGGAGCTCAACACAGAGAACCCAACCAACCATCAACACCCAACACCCAACACCCAACACCCAGTCATCCACTACGCTATCGTGCTGGGCAACGAGGTGAAAGGTGTAAAGCAAAGTGTCGTGGACATGAGTGACGGCTGTCTTGAAATTCCACAGTTCGGCACCAAACACTCACTGAATGTAAGTGTAACAACTGGTATTGTCATTTGGGAGTTTGCGCGTCAGCTACTTATAAAGTAG
- a CDS encoding C1 family peptidase: MKKSIFIFLACLVLVSCGQQRSNISFPEEKFTVDLRLPTTPVKGQGLSSLCWVYGMLATLETEHIIRGDSINLSPDYVARMYLSEQANRRHLLPNKVVQKEADITTRGMCTMALDLIQTYGLQHYDAYRHKPDMDYNVLCRKLDKGNDAEKLLDKYIGPLPKQVFILGALYTPLEFAHSVCTDDEYVALTSFTHHPYGQRFPLEVPDNYFHDTFLNVPLDTMMNRIVQSLRAGHPVCWEGDISEPGFLFGNGFAVLKNEDKKVTAERRQTSFEAHRTTDDHVMEIVGLAHDQHGRRFFLCKNSWGTANRYHGFMFLSENYVRMKTIAVVLRAI, from the coding sequence ATGAAGAAAAGTATCTTTATATTCTTGGCATGTTTAGTGTTAGTAAGCTGTGGGCAGCAACGGAGTAACATCTCTTTTCCAGAAGAGAAGTTCACTGTCGACTTGCGTCTTCCTACTACTCCAGTGAAGGGTCAAGGGTTGAGTTCGCTCTGCTGGGTCTATGGCATGCTTGCAACCCTTGAGACAGAGCATATTATACGGGGTGATTCTATAAACCTAAGTCCTGACTATGTGGCACGTATGTATCTTAGTGAGCAGGCAAATCGTCGTCATTTACTCCCTAATAAGGTCGTTCAGAAGGAGGCTGATATCACAACGCGTGGCATGTGTACTATGGCACTCGACCTTATACAAACCTATGGTTTGCAGCATTATGATGCGTATCGTCATAAGCCAGATATGGACTATAACGTTCTTTGTCGTAAGTTGGATAAGGGCAATGATGCGGAGAAACTATTGGATAAGTATATCGGTCCGCTACCTAAACAGGTCTTTATATTAGGCGCATTATACACTCCATTAGAGTTTGCACATAGCGTATGCACTGATGATGAGTACGTAGCACTAACCAGTTTCACACATCATCCATACGGACAACGCTTCCCTTTGGAAGTACCTGATAATTACTTTCATGACACTTTCCTCAATGTTCCACTCGACACGATGATGAATCGCATTGTTCAGAGTCTACGAGCAGGACATCCTGTGTGCTGGGAAGGTGACATATCAGAGCCTGGTTTCTTATTTGGAAATGGCTTTGCTGTGTTGAAAAATGAAGACAAAAAGGTGACTGCCGAGCGTCGACAGACTTCTTTTGAAGCGCATCGTACAACCGATGATCATGTCATGGAAATCGTTGGATTGGCTCACGACCAACATGGTCGACGCTTCTTCCTCTGCAAGAATAGTTGGGGAACAGCCAATCGCTACCATGGTTTTATGTTCTTAAGTGAGAACTATGTGCGTATGAAGACCATTGCTGTGGTGCTTCGAGCTATTTAA
- the trhA gene encoding PAQR family membrane homeostasis protein TrhA has protein sequence MRRKIFFSHKEELWNSWSHSGGIVLGVVFGTIFLVWCSKERSGWATAGVILYLVGMLFSYITSTVYHALSAHSVWKERLRKWDHAAIYWHIAGSYSPITLIALRNQGAWGWGLFAFVWLCAILGTISSFRKLRDHSNLETLTFIGMGLSVLVAFKPLVDALETQSLVWIFAEGVMYITGALFYSLNKRKYMHTVFHFFVLAGSICHIIAVWGILKEYL, from the coding sequence GTGAGACGAAAGATATTCTTTTCACACAAAGAGGAACTATGGAACTCATGGAGTCATAGTGGAGGAATCGTACTGGGCGTAGTGTTCGGTACGATTTTCCTTGTTTGGTGCTCTAAGGAGCGGTCTGGTTGGGCAACAGCGGGTGTGATATTATATCTTGTCGGGATGCTTTTCAGTTATATCACATCGACTGTCTATCATGCCCTCTCTGCTCATTCTGTATGGAAAGAACGCTTGCGAAAGTGGGACCATGCAGCCATTTATTGGCATATCGCAGGCTCTTATTCGCCCATAACACTGATAGCCTTGCGCAATCAAGGTGCTTGGGGCTGGGGTTTGTTTGCCTTTGTATGGCTCTGTGCGATACTCGGCACCATCTCATCCTTCCGTAAACTGCGTGACCATAGTAACTTAGAAACGTTGACATTCATCGGTATGGGGCTATCAGTATTGGTCGCCTTCAAGCCATTAGTCGATGCTTTGGAAACGCAATCGCTCGTCTGGATCTTTGCAGAAGGAGTCATGTATATCACTGGTGCATTGTTTTATTCGCTCAACAAACGTAAGTATATGCATACAGTATTCCACTTCTTCGTCCTTGCAGGTAGTATTTGTCATATCATAGCCGTGTGGGGAATCTTGAAGGAATACCTATGA
- the rnr gene encoding ribonuclease R: MRKEKKSSKRLTKKQLAEKLMSFFQTQPDETFSFKQIFHALKLTTHPAKMLAIDVMEELAWDDFLSKVGESAYTLNTKGQVQEGTFIRKANGKNTFLPEDGGTPVFVSERNSMAALNGDQVRVQFMARRQNHIKEAMVIAILQRKKDTFVGRLRVEKDIAFLVTQENLFIHDILIPKKKLKGGKTDDRALVKITKWPDADHKNLVGEVVDVLGEAGDNDVEMNTILAQYGLPYKYPKRVEDAAEKISAEITAQDYAEREDFRDVWTCTIDPRDAKDFDDALSIRKLESGLWEVGVHIADVSHYVKEGDIIDREAQQRATSVYLVDRTIPMLPERLCNFICSLRPDEEKLAFSCIFNLDDEANVKAYRIVHTVIKSNRRYAYEEAQQILEDNGVIDGTGEPAPNPGKAGYKGENAEQIITLDRLAKLIRGRRMKAGSVKFDSEELHFDIDEKGKPIRCYFKRSKDANKLIEEFMLLANKTVAESVGIVKKGKKAKTLPYRVHDNPDPQKFENLREFTAKFGYKLKSASTKGATARALNKLMDEVQGKREEKVIQTIALRSMMKAKYTTHNIGHFGLAFDYYTHFTSPIRRYPDTMVHRLITRYQNGGRSANKDHYEELCEHCSDMELVAQNAERDSIKYKMVEFMSEHIGECYDAHISGIQSFGIYAEIDENHCEGMIPMRDLDDDYYDFDEKNYCLVGRRRHHVYQLGDPIRIQVAKADLERRQLDFALDDGRPLKAKQTAAEYAVNRKNDRKSSKRGSKSRRRK; the protein is encoded by the coding sequence ATGAGGAAAGAAAAGAAAAGCAGCAAGCGATTGACTAAGAAGCAGCTTGCAGAGAAACTCATGAGTTTCTTTCAGACACAACCCGACGAGACATTTAGCTTTAAACAGATATTTCATGCACTCAAGTTGACCACCCATCCAGCCAAAATGTTGGCGATAGATGTGATGGAGGAATTGGCGTGGGACGACTTCCTGTCAAAGGTTGGAGAGAGTGCTTACACGTTGAATACCAAAGGACAGGTGCAGGAAGGTACCTTTATCCGCAAGGCGAATGGTAAGAATACATTCCTGCCAGAGGATGGTGGTACACCAGTCTTTGTCTCTGAGCGTAATTCTATGGCGGCTTTGAATGGCGACCAAGTGAGAGTTCAGTTCATGGCACGCCGTCAGAATCATATAAAAGAGGCAATGGTCATCGCGATACTGCAACGGAAGAAAGACACCTTCGTAGGAAGGTTGCGTGTCGAGAAGGACATTGCCTTTCTTGTAACACAGGAGAATCTCTTTATTCACGATATTCTTATTCCTAAGAAGAAACTAAAGGGAGGAAAGACAGATGACCGTGCTTTGGTGAAGATAACGAAGTGGCCTGATGCCGACCATAAGAACCTTGTGGGCGAAGTGGTGGACGTCTTGGGTGAAGCTGGTGACAATGATGTAGAGATGAACACCATCCTTGCACAGTATGGCTTGCCTTATAAGTATCCTAAACGTGTCGAGGATGCTGCCGAGAAGATAAGTGCTGAGATCACAGCACAGGACTATGCGGAACGTGAAGACTTCCGTGACGTATGGACTTGTACGATTGATCCACGTGACGCGAAGGACTTTGACGATGCACTTTCTATCCGAAAGTTAGAGAGTGGACTGTGGGAAGTGGGCGTACATATTGCGGATGTGTCACATTATGTCAAAGAAGGCGATATTATCGACCGTGAAGCCCAACAGCGTGCGACGTCAGTTTATCTCGTAGACCGCACTATTCCGATGCTTCCAGAGCGTCTTTGTAACTTTATCTGTTCGCTCCGTCCAGATGAAGAGAAGCTTGCTTTCAGTTGTATATTCAACCTTGACGATGAAGCAAACGTAAAGGCTTACCGCATTGTGCACACGGTTATCAAGTCAAATCGTCGTTATGCCTACGAAGAGGCACAGCAGATATTGGAAGACAACGGTGTTATTGATGGTACAGGCGAGCCTGCTCCAAATCCAGGAAAGGCAGGATATAAAGGCGAGAATGCCGAGCAAATCATTACACTCGACCGTCTTGCAAAGTTGATTCGTGGTCGTCGTATGAAGGCAGGAAGTGTGAAGTTCGATTCAGAAGAGCTCCACTTCGACATTGATGAGAAGGGTAAGCCAATCCGTTGTTACTTTAAACGATCAAAGGATGCCAACAAGTTGATTGAAGAGTTTATGCTCTTGGCTAATAAGACAGTAGCAGAAAGCGTTGGAATCGTGAAGAAAGGCAAGAAAGCAAAGACCCTTCCTTATCGTGTTCATGACAATCCTGACCCACAGAAGTTCGAGAACTTGCGTGAATTTACAGCTAAGTTTGGTTATAAACTCAAGTCTGCCAGCACCAAGGGTGCCACTGCTCGTGCGTTGAACAAGTTGATGGACGAGGTACAAGGCAAACGTGAAGAGAAGGTGATACAGACGATTGCACTCCGTTCGATGATGAAGGCGAAGTATACTACGCATAACATCGGTCACTTCGGACTTGCTTTTGATTACTACACCCACTTCACTTCGCCTATTCGTCGTTATCCTGACACGATGGTTCATCGCTTGATAACACGCTACCAGAACGGTGGTCGCTCGGCTAATAAGGACCATTACGAGGAACTTTGTGAGCATTGTTCAGACATGGAACTCGTTGCACAGAATGCAGAACGTGACTCTATCAAGTATAAGATGGTTGAGTTTATGAGCGAGCATATCGGTGAATGCTATGATGCACACATATCTGGTATTCAGAGTTTCGGTATCTATGCGGAGATAGACGAGAACCATTGCGAGGGTATGATACCAATGCGTGACCTCGATGATGACTACTACGACTTCGACGAGAAGAACTATTGTCTCGTTGGTCGTCGTCGTCACCACGTCTACCAACTTGGTGATCCTATCCGCATACAGGTGGCTAAGGCTGATTTAGAGCGTAGACAACTCGACTTCGCACTTGATGATGGTCGCCCATTAAAGGCAAAGCAGACCGCTGCTGAGTATGCTGTAAATAGGAAGAACGACCGAAAGAGCAGCAAGCGTGGTAGCAAGAGCCGCAGAAGAAAGTAG
- a CDS encoding NAD-dependent epimerase/dehydratase family protein, whose protein sequence is MKKILITGASGFIGSFIVEEALRRGMETWAVVRRTSSREYLQDERIHFIELDFSSVDKLKEQLSGHQFDYVVHAAGVTKCLNKEDFFRVNRDGTRNFVEALQALNQPLERFVFLSSLSIFGAIREQQPYKEIEPTDTPQPNTAYGKSKLEAEQLLPSSFPYIILRPTGVYGPREKDYFLMAKSIKGHSDFAVGYKQQDITFVYVKDVVQATFLALDHGKIGSAYFLSDGKVYQSTTFSDLIHEELGRPWWIRITAPIWVLRVVTFFGDLIGHATGKISALNNDKYQILKQRNWRCNIRPAIEELGYKPEYDLKRGVKETIEWYKKEGWL, encoded by the coding sequence ATGAAAAAGATACTTATAACAGGCGCATCGGGCTTCATTGGCTCCTTTATCGTGGAGGAAGCACTGCGCAGGGGTATGGAAACTTGGGCGGTAGTACGCCGTACTTCCTCACGAGAATACCTCCAGGATGAGCGGATTCATTTCATAGAATTAGACTTCTCATCTGTCGATAAACTAAAAGAACAGCTCTCTGGACATCAGTTTGACTATGTTGTTCATGCCGCTGGTGTAACAAAATGCTTGAATAAGGAGGATTTCTTCCGCGTCAATCGGGATGGTACGCGCAACTTTGTAGAGGCTCTTCAAGCACTTAATCAGCCTTTGGAGCGTTTTGTTTTCCTATCAAGTCTTAGTATCTTTGGCGCTATCAGAGAGCAACAACCTTATAAAGAGATAGAGCCAACAGATACTCCACAGCCTAACACAGCCTACGGTAAGAGTAAGTTGGAGGCTGAACAGCTGTTGCCTTCGTCCTTTCCTTATATCATCTTGCGCCCAACTGGCGTTTATGGACCACGTGAGAAGGATTACTTCCTGATGGCGAAGAGCATTAAGGGGCATAGCGACTTCGCTGTTGGTTATAAGCAGCAGGATATTACCTTTGTATATGTTAAGGACGTGGTGCAGGCTACCTTCCTTGCACTTGACCACGGAAAGATAGGCAGTGCCTACTTCCTAAGTGATGGAAAGGTCTACCAGAGCACTACTTTCAGCGACCTTATCCACGAGGAGTTAGGCCGTCCTTGGTGGATTCGTATCACAGCTCCGATATGGGTATTACGTGTTGTCACGTTCTTTGGCGACCTTATCGGACATGCGACAGGTAAGATTTCGGCTTTAAACAACGACAAATACCAGATTCTAAAGCAGCGTAACTGGCGTTGTAACATCCGTCCCGCGATTGAAGAGTTAGGCTATAAGCCTGAATATGACCTCAAACGAGGCGTGAAAGAGACAATTGAATGGTATAAAAAAGAAGGCTGGCTGTAA
- a CDS encoding phosphatase PAP2 family protein, with translation MKQFIIDLFKLEKKPVKGLMAYEWVVMAYLVLTLIVIFFMYTTINNPQAMIFGRLRIVALTAAMWVVYRLAPCRATHFLRVGVQLGLLAWWYPDTFEINRHLPNLDHLFAQWEQDLFGCQPALLFSKALPGHLFSELFDMGYAAYYPMIAATAVYYFGWYYKEFNRATFIILSSFFIYYIVFIFVPVTGPTFYYKAIGLQNVTAGIFPNVHDYFNHHQECLPSPGYTDGIFYHLVEDAKAAGERPTAAFPSSHVGVSTICMLLLWHDRNYKLLAILAPFYLLLCCATVYIQAHYLIDAIAGFITAVILFAILLRISRKMITA, from the coding sequence ATGAAACAATTCATCATAGACTTATTTAAATTAGAAAAGAAGCCCGTAAAGGGTCTTATGGCATACGAATGGGTGGTAATGGCTTACTTAGTGCTGACACTCATCGTCATCTTCTTTATGTACACCACCATTAACAACCCGCAGGCAATGATCTTCGGTCGTCTACGCATCGTCGCTTTGACGGCTGCTATGTGGGTGGTTTATCGCTTAGCTCCCTGTAGGGCGACTCACTTCCTACGTGTTGGCGTACAGTTAGGACTACTTGCTTGGTGGTATCCTGACACCTTTGAAATCAATAGACACCTGCCCAACCTCGACCATCTCTTTGCGCAATGGGAGCAAGACCTCTTTGGTTGTCAGCCAGCCCTACTCTTCTCAAAGGCTTTGCCGGGACATCTCTTCAGCGAGTTGTTCGACATGGGCTATGCTGCCTACTATCCAATGATAGCCGCAACGGCTGTTTATTACTTCGGGTGGTACTATAAGGAGTTTAATAGAGCTACCTTTATCATCCTCTCTTCCTTCTTTATTTATTACATCGTATTCATCTTCGTGCCTGTAACAGGACCTACCTTCTATTACAAGGCAATTGGTTTACAGAACGTGACAGCGGGTATCTTCCCTAATGTTCACGACTACTTCAACCATCATCAGGAGTGTTTACCAAGCCCAGGATATACTGACGGCATCTTCTATCACCTCGTTGAGGATGCTAAGGCAGCTGGTGAGCGTCCTACTGCAGCCTTTCCAAGCTCACACGTTGGTGTCAGCACCATCTGTATGTTACTCCTTTGGCACGATCGCAACTATAAACTTTTAGCTATCCTTGCACCTTTCTATCTTCTGCTTTGCTGTGCCACTGTTTATATCCAAGCGCATTATCTCATTGATGCCATCGCTGGTTTCATCACTGCAGTTATCCTCTTTGCCATCCTCCTACGCATATCACGTAAGATGATAACGGCGTAA
- a CDS encoding AAA family ATPase — MCKKFVYGVAVSDYNFIGREVETNRLMNNFRGGINTILMSPRRLGKTSLVMRVCEKMKSEDIITIYLDIFGCKSEYDFYNRLASEVLKQTASKQSMWLEEAKEFLYRLTPKISFSPEPNSDFAISLGITPKTHTPEEVLEMVEKIAIKKGKQIVVCIDEFQQIGEMTDSKHVQARLRSVWQHQKHVSYCLFGSKHHLMSSIFLHRSMPFYQFGDLIVLGKIPSAEWVEYIVSHFADGKRTISSALAEEICSFTDNYSAYVQQLSWLVYTQKEEGETVDEIDIKQATDDLLATNEVLFMQMVEPLSEYQLNFLRALCSGVTKNFGLAKIREKYQLGSYSNISRLQKALFDRDLIEKRGMELAITDPVFAKWFQRKMMF; from the coding sequence ATGTGCAAGAAATTTGTTTATGGAGTAGCTGTTTCCGATTATAACTTCATAGGAAGAGAAGTGGAAACAAACCGATTGATGAATAATTTCAGAGGTGGTATCAATACCATTCTGATGTCTCCTCGTCGACTGGGAAAGACCTCCTTGGTGATGCGTGTGTGTGAAAAGATGAAGTCAGAAGATATTATAACGATTTATTTAGACATCTTTGGTTGTAAGAGCGAATATGACTTTTACAACCGTTTGGCATCAGAAGTACTGAAGCAGACGGCATCAAAGCAGAGTATGTGGCTCGAGGAGGCAAAGGAGTTCTTGTATAGACTTACGCCAAAGATATCATTTAGTCCCGAACCGAATAGTGATTTTGCTATTTCTTTGGGTATAACTCCGAAGACACATACGCCAGAAGAAGTGCTTGAGATGGTTGAAAAGATTGCTATAAAGAAAGGAAAGCAGATTGTTGTCTGTATTGATGAGTTCCAACAGATAGGTGAAATGACCGATAGCAAGCATGTACAGGCACGATTAAGGAGTGTATGGCAACATCAGAAGCACGTATCTTACTGTCTTTTCGGTAGTAAGCATCACTTGATGAGTAGCATCTTTCTACACCGCAGTATGCCTTTCTATCAGTTTGGCGACTTGATAGTACTCGGCAAGATACCATCGGCTGAGTGGGTGGAGTATATTGTCAGTCATTTTGCAGATGGTAAGAGGACTATCAGTTCAGCCCTTGCGGAGGAGATATGCAGCTTCACCGACAACTATTCAGCCTATGTTCAGCAGTTATCTTGGCTCGTTTATACACAGAAGGAGGAAGGAGAGACTGTGGATGAGATCGATATCAAACAGGCAACAGATGACCTCTTAGCGACAAATGAGGTACTCTTTATGCAGATGGTTGAACCCCTCTCGGAGTATCAACTTAACTTTCTACGTGCCTTATGCTCTGGTGTAACGAAAAACTTTGGACTTGCAAAGATACGAGAGAAATATCAATTGGGGAGTTACTCGAATATCAGCCGATTGCAGAAAGCACTCTTTGATCGTGACTTGATAGAAAAGCGTGGGATGGAGTTGGCTATTACTGATCCTGTGTTTGCCAAGTGGTTTCAACGAAAAATGATGTTTTAA